Proteins co-encoded in one Halorussus vallis genomic window:
- a CDS encoding branched-chain amino acid ABC transporter permease encodes MSLVSEVATVLINGLQQGAIYVLVAIGLSIILGTLKFVNFAHGALYLVGTYAGLFITLNVQLTGGKLMDWGYSELGLGWGFLPALVLVPIIVFVVGVLMERFVARPFYDRPDTDQILLTFGLAIVVQELFKILFGGQSYNFARPAWASGPVSLPLIGSFPQWRLYVLGITAALVIGVYLLIEYTDFGLVVRAGTRDAEMVQLLGIKITRPYLMVFGVGAALAGVAGVVGGPLYAVNPNIGTEVLVPAFLVVVIGGVGSITGAVLGGILIGETLAILVAVAPQWSQVGIYVLAAVVLLVRPQGLLGVEEVTP; translated from the coding sequence GTGAGTCTCGTTTCCGAAGTAGCTACGGTGCTGATAAACGGGCTCCAGCAGGGAGCCATCTACGTGCTGGTCGCCATCGGACTGTCGATCATCCTCGGGACGCTGAAGTTCGTCAACTTCGCCCACGGGGCGCTGTATCTGGTAGGCACGTACGCCGGCCTCTTCATCACGCTCAACGTCCAGTTGACGGGCGGGAAACTGATGGACTGGGGCTACAGCGAACTCGGACTCGGGTGGGGCTTTCTGCCCGCACTCGTGCTCGTCCCGATTATCGTATTCGTCGTCGGCGTCCTGATGGAACGATTCGTGGCCAGACCGTTCTACGACAGGCCCGACACCGACCAGATTCTGTTGACGTTCGGACTGGCCATCGTCGTCCAGGAACTGTTCAAAATCCTGTTCGGCGGTCAGAGCTACAACTTCGCGCGCCCGGCGTGGGCCAGCGGGCCGGTGTCGCTGCCGCTCATCGGTAGCTTCCCGCAATGGCGCCTCTACGTGCTCGGCATCACCGCGGCGCTGGTCATCGGCGTCTACTTGCTCATCGAGTACACCGACTTCGGCCTCGTGGTGCGCGCGGGCACTCGCGACGCCGAGATGGTCCAACTGCTCGGCATCAAGATCACCCGGCCGTACCTCATGGTGTTCGGCGTCGGCGCGGCGCTCGCGGGCGTCGCGGGCGTCGTCGGCGGCCCGCTGTACGCGGTCAATCCCAACATCGGCACCGAGGTGCTGGTGCCGGCGTTCCTCGTCGTCGTCATCGGCGGGGTCGGCTCCATCACCGGCGCGGTGCTCGGGGGCATCCTCATCGGCGAGACGCTGGCCATCCTGGTCGCGGTCGCGCCCCAGTGGTCGCAGGTCGGCATCTACGTGCTAGCGGCCGTCGTGCTGCTCGTGCGGCCCCAGGGACTGCTCGGCGTCGAGGAGGTGACGCCGTGA
- a CDS encoding branched-chain amino acid ABC transporter permease: protein MTDEGTERADAPADATDDGTVVGAAERELFDWQSLKESELFVVAATTLFVAVFPWLFADAPVISGFFNGYRDLATLMLIWGIFAMGFNLLLGYTGLLSFGHAAFWGGAAYAAGIFSHTVSSSPILIIVAGTLFAAVLAWVLGFISLRRGGIYFSILTLAFGQMAYYLALSPLSQYTNGENGYTSVEIGQLLGTFYLRYPVPGLEWLLGTWKYVLVGTVTVLSVAAAYRILHSPYGMVFRAIRQNEQRAEFVGLNVWRYKLMAFIISGSFAGIAGSLFTIHGAYVPLQSLYWTTSGEVVIMAVLGGVGSLFGPIVGAGVYLYVENIISGVQKLTVPFTGPAEWLTLVQEPVVLLEGFGAYWHLILGLVFVLVIALFPRGIWGLFEDLGASLRRLSGGDR from the coding sequence GTGACGGACGAAGGAACCGAGCGCGCCGACGCGCCCGCCGACGCCACCGACGACGGGACCGTCGTCGGGGCGGCCGAGCGCGAACTGTTCGACTGGCAGTCGCTCAAGGAGAGCGAACTGTTCGTCGTCGCCGCGACCACACTGTTCGTCGCGGTGTTCCCGTGGCTGTTCGCCGACGCGCCAGTCATCAGCGGCTTCTTCAACGGCTACCGGGACCTCGCGACGCTGATGCTCATCTGGGGCATCTTCGCGATGGGGTTCAACCTCCTGCTGGGCTACACCGGCCTGCTGTCGTTCGGCCACGCGGCCTTCTGGGGCGGGGCGGCCTACGCCGCGGGCATCTTCAGCCACACGGTCTCCTCGAGTCCGATACTCATCATCGTCGCCGGGACGCTGTTCGCGGCCGTGCTGGCGTGGGTGCTCGGATTCATCTCGCTCCGCCGCGGCGGTATCTACTTCTCCATCCTCACGCTCGCGTTTGGCCAGATGGCCTACTACCTCGCGCTGTCGCCACTCTCGCAGTACACCAACGGCGAGAACGGCTACACCAGCGTCGAGATCGGCCAACTGCTGGGCACGTTCTACCTCCGGTACCCGGTGCCGGGTCTGGAGTGGCTGCTGGGGACGTGGAAGTACGTGCTGGTCGGGACGGTGACCGTGCTGTCGGTCGCCGCCGCCTACCGCATCCTCCACTCGCCCTACGGGATGGTGTTCCGCGCCATCCGCCAGAACGAACAGCGCGCGGAGTTCGTCGGACTCAACGTCTGGCGCTACAAGCTGATGGCGTTCATCATCTCCGGGTCGTTCGCGGGAATCGCCGGGAGCCTGTTCACCATCCACGGCGCGTACGTCCCGCTCCAGTCGCTGTACTGGACGACCAGCGGCGAGGTCGTCATCATGGCGGTGCTGGGCGGCGTCGGGTCGCTGTTCGGCCCCATCGTCGGCGCGGGCGTCTACCTCTACGTCGAGAACATCATCAGCGGCGTCCAGAAGCTCACCGTGCCGTTCACGGGGCCCGCCGAGTGGCTCACGCTGGTTCAAGAGCCCGTGGTCCTGCTGGAGGGCTTCGGCGCGTACTGGCACCTCATCCTCGGACTCGTGTTCGTGCTGGTCATCGCGCTGTTCCCGC